AACAGTTCGTAAAGCGGATCAATGCTGGCTGTTGAACCTGCAATGATGGACGTTGAACCATTTGGTGCAATGGCGAACAACCAAGCGTTACGTACACCGTTTTGCTGAACTTGGGCTTGCAGTTCTTTCCATTGTTCCGTTGTAACGAATTCGCCTACGCGCTCACCAGTCGTGTATTCCCGTTGGTCGAAGTATTTGCCTGTTTGCCAATCGGAACCTTGGAATTTCGGATAATGTCCTTTTTCCTTGGACAGCTCCATGCTGGCTTTCACGAGCAGATAGTTAATTTTTTCATACAGATTATCGTTATATGTGACTGCTTCTTCCGATTCCCAACGAATGCCTTCAAGAGCAAGCAGATGATGAAGTCCGAAGGTTCCCAGACCAACTGCACGGTATTGACTGTTGGTGTATTGGGCTTGCAGCACTTCAATGTTGTTGATATCGATAACGTTGTCCAGCATACGAACCTGAATCGGTACCAGACGTTCCAATACATCATGAGGTACAGCACGTGCCAAGTGAATGGAGTTCAGGTTGCAGACTACGAAATCGCCAGGTACTTTGGATATCACGATACGGGTTTGTCCATCCTTGGTTACGAGCTCTTCCTTTTCAACTACAGTCGCAGATTGGTTCTGCATGATTTCGGTACAAAGGTTGGAAGAGTACACCATGCCGTGTGCACTGTTCGGGTTCGAACGGTTAACGGTATCCCGGTAGAACATGTAAGGCGTACCCGTTTCCAGTTGGGATTTCATAACACGTTTCATAATATCAATCGCCTGAACCGTGATACGGGACAAGAGCGGATGGTTGACCGCTTCCTCATATTTCTCACGGAACGCGCCTGCGCCTACGGACTCATCATAGAAATCTTCCAGTCCGAGTGCACGACCGTTCTCATCTTTCCAGCCCATCACTTTTTTCGTTTCGTGCGGGCAGAACAGACTCCACTCACCGCGGCTGGCTACTCGCTCCATGAACAGGTCAGGCAGACAGATCCCGTGGAATACGTCATGTGCACGCATCCGTTCGTCACCGTTGTTCAGCTTCAGATCAAGGAAGGCCAGAATGTCTTTGTGGAAGACGTCCAGATATACGGCAATGGCACCTTTACGTGTACCAAGCTGGTCTACGCTGACCGCTGTATTGTTCAGTTGGCGAATCCAAGGGATTACACCGGAACTTGTGTTTTTGTGTCCACGAATATCTGATCCACGAGCTCTGACTTTACCAAGGTAAACGCCGATGCCGCCGCCCATTTTGCTCAGACGGGCTACATCTGTATTGGAATCGAAGATACCTTCAAGTGAGTCGTCCACAGTATCAATGAAGCAGCTGGAGAGCTGTCCAGCCACTTTTTTGCCCGCATTGGACATCGTAGGTGTAGCTGCTGTCATATACATGTTGCTCATCGCCCAGTAAGCTTCCTTAACGAGATCCATACGTTTCTCAGCAGGCTCCTGATGCATCAGGTACATCGCAATAACCATGTAACGCTCTTGAGGCAACTCCATTACTTTTCCGTCAAAATCGTGAGCAAGGTAACGTTCTGCCAGTGTGAGCAAGCCGATGTAATCGAAGAGCAGATCGTTGCGATAGTCAATGCACTCCGCAAGTTCGTCGATCTGTTCTTTGGTGTAACATTCCAGCAATTCCTCACGGTAGATGCCTTTTTTCACGAGATCTACAAGAAGAGGGTGAAATGCCCCATAAGGCTCGTCCGGGTAAGACTTGTATCTGCGGTTGGTCGCCGCTTTTTTGTACAGGGAAGTGAGCAGGGAGCGTGCCGCTGCAAATTTCCAGTTAGGCTCCTCTTTGGTTACCAGTTCCAGTGCGCTCATCATAAAAGCGTTGCTGATCTCGTCTCCGGTAACTTCGTCACGGCGGAGCTTGCTGTTTACCCCGCGTACCAGACGTTCCTTGTCGAGCATGTCCAGTCCTTCCAGAATACGGTCGGCATATACCGAGATGCGCATATCATCAAAGGCAAGCTGGCGGTTGTTCGGCTTGGTCACAACTTGTGGCATGAATATTCCTCGCTTTCGCATGTTTAAGAGATAAATTGGAGAAATTCTTTATATAAAGAATTGAGTGTCTTTCTTACGGTGAGAAAAAGAAATAGGGTTGCGTTTTGCGGACTGAAACGGCGGCGACAAATCATGTCTTAAATCGCTCAACTTGAGCGCACAAAGCAGCACAATGCAGAACATGCTCATATAAAAAGCATTCTCCCGCCTCGCGGCTGAAAATGCCCATGGATGCTCTGGCTTCCTTACTGTCTTGGAGGTTCAGGAATATCGACAGAGAAGGGTGCTTATGTAAGCTTTTGTCTATATGCAGATGTGCCTGTAGTTTGAGGATACCGGATGCAGTCCAAACAGCCCCTTTAACCTCGGTGTCAACTCTGTTTCGAGAAAGCGATTTACACCTACAGGGACGTGCCTTTGGAGGTGATTTCATCCTGTTTTTCGCGAGAATGCAGAAGCTGACTATTAGAAGCGGAGAAATCTAGTGTTACTACATTTTGTAGCTGTCAACATACTGTAACCCAACATATTGTGTTTGTAAAGTGGGCAGAACCAGTAAAACGTAATTCCGAGTATACCATTTAAGCCAGGAATCCGCAAAGGAAAAGGACTGGAAGATTTGAAGAATTATCAAAAAAAAATTTTGACCAATTCCAATGACGTCTTCACGTCAGTTTGAATTGTAACGTATTCAACTGGTAAAATAAAAGGAGTCAAATTTCGACTAAAATAAGCGGCAGCGGTTGTTCACGGGGCCCAGAGGAGGCGGAGCAAAATGGCAATAGCAGAAGTGACTGTCATTCCAATCGGAACGGGTACAACGAGTCTAAGCAGTTATGTGGCAGACATGCAAAAGGTATTGGAACATCAACGGGGCATTACATATCAGTTAACTTCCATGAGCACCATTATTGAGGGACCGCTTAACGAGATCTTTACAGCAATTGCGGCTCTGCATGAAGCGCCGTTTTTGTCAGGAGCTCAGCGTGTTTCCACATCCGTCAAGATTGACGACCGTCGTGATAAACCGGATGCCTCTAGTATACAGAAGTTACAATCGGTTCAGGATAAACTGATGTCACTTCAGGCAAGACCCAATTAACAAAGCTCCACGTCAGCGAATTAAATTAAATAGTCTATCATCACACTGCAAGTTCCGATCCGGGGCTTGCAGTTTTTTGCATTCAGCCAGCGGTTCGGAGTAAGGCATTCTCGCACAGAATCTTTCAACACTTCGTTGTAGATGCCGTGTCTTTCAACAAGATTCCACATATTTTATAGCATACTGTCAAACTTTGTCGGCGGTACCATAGAGGAAAGGAGGGAGGCAATGCCCTATAGTACAGGTCTTCTCTATAACTCACCAACAGGGGCGGATCGTGCCACTCAATTAATTGTGACCTGTTTGAATGATTCTCTCAATATTTCATCCAATATCGAGCTTCAGGTCTTTCGTTGGGATACTTCCCAGACGGCACGTATTCCAATCGGTCATGATCTGTTCCAGTTAGGTCCCCAAGTGTCCAAAACTTTGTTATATACACTGAACACAGCGGATTATTTTGAGGTGCAAAGCGATTTTTTTAGTGCGACCAGCACGTTGATCCAGGCTTATAGTTTGGACTCTGTAGGCAATGTTACACAGCGTGTGTTGCAATCCGAGATGGTATGGATCGACCGATTTACCAATATTCCATAATTTTAATAGACGGAGGTGAATGCGGATGCCGGTTGTAAATATTACAGGGGCTCTGGGAGGTAACCAGTTTGAACCGTCGATTGCGGTGAACGAATTACTGCCCAATATAATGTGTGTTGTTGCTGTCGATACAAGTACCGGACCAACAAGAATCGGATTTTACCGCTCCATTGACGGTGGACAGACCTGGTCGACCACGACCCTGCAGCAACCTGCCGGATACGATGGTGCGGAAGCCCCTACGATAGATTATACCTTTCCAAGCACATTCATTGTGACGGTGCATGTATTTAATGGGGATGACGATGGAACCATTGTCAGCTATACGTCGTTTGATGATGGGGTGAATTGGACTCCGCCTGTGTTTGTTAACAGAGGTTACGGACTGATTGTTCACAATGACGAACCGCTTGTTGCCTGTGATCGTACACCAGGCAGCCCGTACCGAGGGAATGTTTATGTGGGTTATACACCGCTGGCAACGGAGGCCTCTTCAATCTTTTTACAACGATCTGTGGATGTGGCTTCTACCTGGCAGATTCCAAGCCGAATCTCCAATCCAAGGGGCTTTCATGATCGGGCGACCATCGGGGTTGGATTCACCGGGGAAGTCTATGCCGGCTACATCCTCACCGGTCCGGGCAGCGCGTATGCTTTACTGCGGATATCCTATGACGGGGGCGTTACATTCCAGCCGCCTATAAGTAATCAGTCCACACTTATTGCCTCCGTTGTGCCATCACCACAGATTTTGCCTGTACCCAATTATGCATTTCGCGTTCAAACCAACCTGAATCTGGCTGCAGATATATCCAATAGTATTTACAGTGGTAGAGTTTATGCGGTATGGAACGATGCCCGAAACGGGTATACCGATGTATTTATGTGTAGCTCACCGGATGGATTGCTCTGGAGTGAGCCGATGAGTATTACTGGGGCACCTGTGGGATCGCAGAATTTCTTTCCTTCCATTACCGTATCTCCATTCACAGGAGTAATAAGGGTCATCTATTACACCAACCAGCTCGATGGTTTTCTGCTGGATGTTTATGTGGCGGAGTCGTTTGACGGGGGAGCAACGTTTACGAATCGAAGACTCACCACAACTTCATTTAATCCAAACGGAAACTCGCCAACCCCGACGGTCCTCATTGGTGACTATATCACGGCTTACACCCAGGCACCTGATAATCTGGCCGCAGTATGGATGGCAACAACTCAGCCTACGGGAAAGCTGGATGTCTATTTTGGTTCATAAGATCGAGATGTGTCTATAAAATAAAGACAAAAAGGCCAGCTTAACATTCATTAAGCTGGCCTTTTTGTATACTCATTGAACAGTTTAATCGGCAACTACCAATGAAGCGCCAATCAATGTGGCGTTGGTGTAACCACCGCCAACATTTTCAAAAGAGAAGTTGGTAATTGGAGCACCGATAACAGTGGCATAGTCACCATCAAGTAAATCACCTGTCGATGCAGGGTACATCGCTATAATATCATTTCCGTTTTCATCCATGACATGAACGATAGAGAAGGTCGCTCCGAGAGAGTTATCTTCTTCAACTGAAATAACTTCACCGTTGACTTGCACGAAAGTAGTGTAATAGTTGGCCACATTTTTATTCAGGTGCCGGGTCGTTACATTGGCGTCAACGAGATTCTTCGCCTTTTTACGGAGTTCTGCCGTGCTGGCAGGGAATGCATCGCTATGCTTGTCAAAGAAATCATATGAAGCCTGCTCCATAAAGGCTGTATCTTCCGTAATGTACGGAGTTAACTCACTAAAGAAATCAGCAGCTGATGCTGTGGCAGATGAATCTCCAGTCGTTGCAGTTGGTGTTGTTTGCTCCAGAGGAGCAGTGATGCTTAGGGAATCCAAGATATCTTTGATCTCGTCCTGATTATATGTATCTTTGGCATAGGTTAATGTCATGCTATACAGTTCTGTATTGGTTGGAATCAGATATTGGACAAGGACAACAT
The window above is part of the Paenibacillus sp. 1781tsa1 genome. Proteins encoded here:
- a CDS encoding ribonucleoside-diphosphate reductase subunit alpha → MPQVVTKPNNRQLAFDDMRISVYADRILEGLDMLDKERLVRGVNSKLRRDEVTGDEISNAFMMSALELVTKEEPNWKFAAARSLLTSLYKKAATNRRYKSYPDEPYGAFHPLLVDLVKKGIYREELLECYTKEQIDELAECIDYRNDLLFDYIGLLTLAERYLAHDFDGKVMELPQERYMVIAMYLMHQEPAEKRMDLVKEAYWAMSNMYMTAATPTMSNAGKKVAGQLSSCFIDTVDDSLEGIFDSNTDVARLSKMGGGIGVYLGKVRARGSDIRGHKNTSSGVIPWIRQLNNTAVSVDQLGTRKGAIAVYLDVFHKDILAFLDLKLNNGDERMRAHDVFHGICLPDLFMERVASRGEWSLFCPHETKKVMGWKDENGRALGLEDFYDESVGAGAFREKYEEAVNHPLLSRITVQAIDIMKRVMKSQLETGTPYMFYRDTVNRSNPNSAHGMVYSSNLCTEIMQNQSATVVEKEELVTKDGQTRIVISKVPGDFVVCNLNSIHLARAVPHDVLERLVPIQVRMLDNVIDINNIEVLQAQYTNSQYRAVGLGTFGLHHLLALEGIRWESEEAVTYNDNLYEKINYLLVKASMELSKEKGHYPKFQGSDWQTGKYFDQREYTTGERVGEFVTTEQWKELQAQVQQNGVRNAWLFAIAPNGSTSIIAGSTASIDPLYELLSYEEKTTYKIANPAPDLSEKTIWYYKTAFMVDQHASINMAAARQRHVDQGQSFNLYVRPDIKATEFLELHLHAWRAGMKSTYYVRSRALTIEECDSCAS
- a CDS encoding MTH1187 family thiamine-binding protein gives rise to the protein MAIAEVTVIPIGTGTTSLSSYVADMQKVLEHQRGITYQLTSMSTIIEGPLNEIFTAIAALHEAPFLSGAQRVSTSVKIDDRRDKPDASSIQKLQSVQDKLMSLQARPN
- a CDS encoding sialidase family protein translates to MPVVNITGALGGNQFEPSIAVNELLPNIMCVVAVDTSTGPTRIGFYRSIDGGQTWSTTTLQQPAGYDGAEAPTIDYTFPSTFIVTVHVFNGDDDGTIVSYTSFDDGVNWTPPVFVNRGYGLIVHNDEPLVACDRTPGSPYRGNVYVGYTPLATEASSIFLQRSVDVASTWQIPSRISNPRGFHDRATIGVGFTGEVYAGYILTGPGSAYALLRISYDGGVTFQPPISNQSTLIASVVPSPQILPVPNYAFRVQTNLNLAADISNSIYSGRVYAVWNDARNGYTDVFMCSSPDGLLWSEPMSITGAPVGSQNFFPSITVSPFTGVIRVIYYTNQLDGFLLDVYVAESFDGGATFTNRRLTTTSFNPNGNSPTPTVLIGDYITAYTQAPDNLAAVWMATTQPTGKLDVYFGS
- a CDS encoding PsbP-related protein — encoded protein: MKKLITILALAALLSACGNSETNTTASSQTPEATQTTETVSTEAKATKYTTYSGEGFSFAYPESWQSVDTSQMNVPSIKAAFSDQSSSATFADNMNLTIEASSTGSIHPEEYANNVVDYYTQNGSSIGITDYKKNSYTNKPYKEYSAGVLEGTYKHSSGTDVVLVQYLIPTNTELYSMTLTYAKDTYNQDEIKDILDSLSITAPLEQTTPTATTGDSSATASAADFFSELTPYITEDTAFMEQASYDFFDKHSDAFPASTAELRKKAKNLVDANVTTRHLNKNVANYYTTFVQVNGEVISVEEDNSLGATFSIVHVMDENGNDIIAMYPASTGDLLDGDYATVIGAPITNFSFENVGGGYTNATLIGASLVVAD